The Temnothorax longispinosus isolate EJ_2023e chromosome 4, Tlon_JGU_v1, whole genome shotgun sequence genome has a window encoding:
- the Beta-spec gene encoding spectrin beta chain isoform X3: MTTDISVVRGGWDPTLQQEIVDEYEYDGGNSSSRLFERSRIKALAGERELVQKKTFQKWVNSHLVRCSCRIGDLYVDLRDGKMLIRLLEILSGERLPRPTKGKMRIHCLENVEKALQFLREQRVHLENMGSHDIVDGNPRLSLGLIWTIILRFQIQDITIEETDNQETKSAKDALLLWCQMKTAGYHNVNVRNFTTSWRDGLAFNAIIHKHRPDLIQFDKLSKSNAIYNLNNAFNVAEDKLGLTKLLDAEDIFVDHPDEKSIITYVVTYYHYFSKMKQETVQGKRIGKVVGIAMENDRMIHEYESLTSDLLRWIEATIEALGDRRFANSLVGVQSQLSQFSNYRTVEKPPKFVEKGNLEVLLFTLQSKMRANNQKPYTPKEGKMISDINKAWERLEKAEHERELALREELIRQEKLEQLAARFNRKASMRETWLSENQRLVSQDNFGFDLAAVEAAAKKHEAIETDIFAYEERVQAVMAVSQELEAENYHDIERINARKDNVLRLWNYLLELLRARRMRLELSLQLQQNFQEMLYILDSMEEIKLRLLTDDYGKHLMGVEDLLQKHSLVEADINVLGERVKAVVQQSQRFLEHGEGYRPCDPAIIVERVQQLENAYAELVRLAIERRTRLEESRKLWQFYWDMADEENWIKEKEQIVSTGDIGHDLTTINLLLSKHKALENEIQSHEPQLMSVAAVGDELVRQQHFGSDRIQERLQEILAMWNHLLDLAAFRRKRLVEAVDYHQLFADADDIDIWMLDTLRLVSSEDVGRDEANVQSLLKKHKDVTDELKNYATTIDQLHQQASTLGEQDAKSPEVLERLTSIDNRYKELLELAKLRKQRLLDALSLYKVFSETDGVEQWIGEKNRMLDTMVPAKDIEDVEIMKHRYNGFEKEMNANASRVAVVNQLARQLLHVEHPNSEQIIARQNELNQKWAELREKAEGKREELNSAHGVQTFHIECRETVSWIEDKKRILQQTDSLEMDLTGVMTLQRRLSGMERDLAAIQAKLDALEKEAEIIQKEHPEEAAVIRERISQIHLIWEQLTQMLKERDAKLEEAGDLHRFLRDLDHFQAWLTKTQTDVASEDTPTSLADAEKLLTQHQNIKEEIDNYTDDYQKMMEYGERLTAEAGDGDTQYMFLRERLNALKMGWEELHQMWVNRQNLLSNSLNLQVFDRDARQAEVLLSQQEHILTKDETPTNFEQAEHMIKRHEAFMTTMDANDEKINSVVQFAGRLVDEGHFAADKVKKKAENINDRRRINREKANLLMEKLKDQLQLQMFLQDCEELGEWVQEKHITAQDETYRSAKTIHSKWTRHQAFEAEIASNKDRLQQLQQAADELIQQKPDLAEIIKPKVAELAEQFVDLETTTHDKGERLFDSNREVLIHQTCDDIDSWMNELEKQIESTDTGSDLASVNILMQKQQMIETQMAVKAKQVTELDKQAEHLQRTVPDDKMEEIKFKKEKVAQRFAQLKAPLIDRQRHLEKKKEAFQFRRDVEDEKLWIAEKMPQATSNEYGTSLFNVHMLKKKNQSLRTEIENHEPRINLVCNNGQKLIDEGHEDSPEFRKLISELTEKWRELKDAVDDRNKHLLQNEKAQQYFFDATEAESWMSEQELYMMVEDRGKDEISAQNLMKKHESLEHAVEDYAETIRQLGETARQLINDQHPLADQIAVKQSQVDKLYAGLKDLAGERRAKLEEALQLFMLNREVDDLEQWIQERELVAGSHELGQDYDHVTLLWERFKEFARDTAAIGTERVNAVNEIADSLIATGHSDAATIAEWKDGLNEVWQDLLELIETRTQMLVASRELHKFFHDCKDVLGRILEKQNAMSDELGRDAGSVSALQRKHANFIQDLSTLQNQVTQIEEESAKLQASYAGDKAREITNREAEVVAAWNNLQSLCEGRRAKLEDTGDLFRFFNMVRTLMIWMDDVVRQMNTSEKPRDVAGVELLMNNHQSLKAEIDAREDNLMACINLGKDLLARNHYASAQIKEKLAALTDHRNALLHRWEERWENLQLILEVYQFARDAAVAEAWLIAQEPYLMSQELGHTIDEVENLIKKHEAFEKSAAAQEERFSALHRLTTFELKELKRREQEREEEERRKKEEAAAAEAARLAKATPVTSPDEPPSERAETDGATSGERGEDEGHAAHRKASTRTPQPQDKPKEVHAQRPRQLSFRDGDGTSPVTPTSVKAPPHGIRTPTKQRSPSDDEFEGPLQRKHEWESTTKKASNRSWDKVYMVVRGQSLCVYKDQKSYKASPDQPYKGEAPLDLRGATITVASDYTKKKHVFRVKSQSGSDFLFQAKDDTEMNDWVSALNQAAQGTSGASTSRAHTLPAPTQAETKRRSFFTLKKN; this comes from the exons ATGACGACCGACATCTCGGTGGTGCGCGGGGGTTGGGACCCCACGCTACAACAAGAGATTGTCGACGAGTACGAATACGACGGGGGAAACTCGAGTTCGAGACTCTTCGAACGCTCACGTATCAAGGCACTAGCTG GTGAGCGTGAATTAGTGCAAAAGAAGACTTTCCAGAAATGGGTCAACTCCCACTTAGTCCGATGTTCGTGCCGAATCGGCGATCTGTACGTCGATCTGCGAGACGGCAAGATGTTGATAAGGCTGTTGGAGATCTTGTCGGGTGAGCGTCTACCGCGCCCGACCAAGGGCAAGATGCGCATCCACTGCCTGGAAAACGTGGAGAAGGCGCTGCAGTTTTTGCGCGAGCAGAGGGTACACCTGGAGAACATGGGGTCCCACGACATCGTCGACGGAAATCCACGTCTTAGCTTGGGTCTCATCTGGACGATAATCCTACGATTCCAGATTCAGGACATCACGATTGAAGAGACCGACAATCAGGAGACCAAATCCGCCAAGGACGCGTTATTATTGTGGTGTCAGATGAAGACCGCGGGTTATCACAACGTGAACGTAAGAAATTTCACGACGTCGTGGCGGGACGGTTTAGCATTCAATGCGATCATACACAAGCACCGTCCGGATCTGATCCAGTTCGACAAGCTTTCCAAGTCGAACGCGATCTACAATCTCAACAATGCCTTTAACGTCGCAGAGGACAAGCTTGGGCTCACGAAGCTACTAGATGCCGAGGATATCTTCGTCGATCATCCGGATGAAAAGTCCATCATAACGTACGTTGTCACgtattatcattatttctcGAAGATGAAACAAGAAACCGTGCAAGGTAAAAGGATCGGCAAAGTAGTCGGTATCGCGATGGAGAACGACCGTATGATACACGAATACGAGAGTCTCACCAGCGATCTGTTGCGCTGGATTGAAGCCACGATAGAGGCCCTCGGTGATCGCAGGTTCGCGAATTCCCTGGTAGGCGTTCAATCGCAACTTTCGCAGTTCTCGAATTATCGCACGGTAGAAAAACCGCCCAAGTTTGTGGAAAAAGGTAATCTCGAGGTGCTGTTGTTCACTCTACAATCGAAGATGCGCGCAAATAATCAGAAGCCCTATACGCCCAAAGAGGGCAAAATGATATCGGACATCAACAAGGCATGGGAGAGACTGGAGAAGGCTGAACACGAGCGGGAATTGGCTCTGCGCGAAGAACTGATTCGACAAGAGAAGTTGGAGCAGTTAGCAGCCAGATTTAACCGGAAGGCTAGCATGCGCGAGACATGGTTGTCAGAGAATCAGCGATTGGTATCGCAGGATAACTTCGGTTTCGATCTCGCTGCCGTAGAAGCCGCCGCGAAGAAGCACGAAGCTATAGAGACTGATATCTTCGCCTACGAGGAACGTGTGCAGGCAGTCATGGCGGTCTCGCAGGAGCTTGAGGCGGAGAACTATCACGACATTGAGCGTATCAACGCTCGCAAGGACAACGTGCTGCGATTATGGAACTATCTTCTGGAATTGTTACGCGCCAGGCGGATGCGGCTGGAACTCTCCTTGCAGCTGCAGCAGAACTTCCAGgaaatgttatacatattgGACAGCATGGAGGAGATCAAGCTGCGACTGTTGACGGATGATTATGGCAAACATCTGATGGGCGTGGAGGATCTGTTGCAAAAGCACTCTCTCGTCGAAGCAGATATCAATGTGCTTGGCGAAAGAGTCAAGGCCGTCGTTCAGCAGAGCCAGAGATTCCTAGAGCATGGAGAAGGCTATCGACCGTGTGATCCGGCCATCATCGTCGAGCGCGTGCAACAATTGGAGAACGCGTACGCCGAGTTGGTGCGGTTAGCGATCGAGCGTCGTACCAGGCTCGAGGAATCTCGGAAACTCTGGCAATTCTATTGGGACATGGCCGACGAGGAGAATTGGATAAAGGAGAAGGAACAGATCGTATCCACGGGCGACATCGGTCATGACTTGACCACCATCAACCTACTGCTGTCCAAGCACAAAGCATTGGAGAACGAGATACAGTCGCACGAACCGCAGTTGATGTCGGTCGCAGCAGTCGGCGACGAGCTAGTCCGGCAACAACACTTCGGCTCCGATCGCATTCAGGAGAGACTTCAGGAGATTCTCGCTATGTGGAATCATCTGCTGGATTTGGCGGCTTTCAGGAGAAAGCGTCTCGTAGAAGCAGTAGACTATCATCAGCTTTTCGCAGACGCGGATGACATAGACATTTGGATGTTGGACACTTTGCGACTCGTCTCGTCGGAGGATGTCGGCAGAGACGAGGCAAATGTGCAGTCGTTGTTGAAGAAGCACAAAGACGTAACGGACGAGCTTAAGAATTATGCCACGACTATCGACCAACTTCATCAGCAGGCATCCACATTGGGCGAGCAGGACGCCAAATCGCCGGAGGTTCTGGAGAGACTGACCTCGATAGACAACAGGTACAAGGAGCTTCTCGAGCTGGCCAAATTGCGTAAGCAAAGACTGCTGGATGCGCTGTCGTTGTACAAAGTATTCAGCGAGACCGACGGAGTCGAACAATGGATCGGCGAGAAGAACAGGATGCTGGACACGATGGTGCCCGCCAAGGATATCGAGGACGTCGAGATCATGAAGCACCGCTACAACGGTTTCGAGAAGGAGATGAATGCGAACGCATCCCGCGTCGCCGTGGTTAATCAGCTGGCCAGGCAGTTGCTGCACGTCGAACATCCGAACTCGGAACAGATAATCGCGCGACAGAACGAGCTGAACCAGAAGTGGGCCGAGCTGCGCGAGAAAGCGGAGGGCAAGCGCGAGGAATTGAACTCTGCACACGGCGTGCAGACGTTCCACATCGAGTGTCGCGAGACCGTGTCCTGGATCGAGGACAAAAAGCGAATTCTACAGCAGACCGACAGCTTGGAGATGGATTTGACCGGCGTGATGACACTGCAGCGCAGATTGAGCGGCATGGAACGCGATTTGGCGGCTATTCAGGCCAAATTAGACGCTCTGGAGAAGGAGGCGGAAATCATACAGAAGGAACATCCGGAAGAGGCTGCGGTTATACGCGAGAGAATCTCACAGATTCATTTGATTTGGGAGCAGTTGACGCAGATGCTAAAAGAGCGCGATGCCAAGCTCGAGGAGGCCGGGGATCTGCACCGATTCCTGCGCGACCTCGATCACTTCCAGGCATGGCTCACGAAAACGCAGACCGACGTTGCCAGCGAGGACACTCCGACCAGCCTCGCCGATGCCGAGAAGCTGCTTACGCAGCATCAGAACATAAAGGAGGAGATCGACAATTACACCGACGATTACCAGAAGATGATGGAGTATGGCGAGCGGCTGACAGCGGAGGCCGGCGATGGCGACACCCAATATATGTTCCTGCGCGAGAGACTGAATGCGCTGAAGATGGGCTGGGAAGAGTTGCATCAGATGTGGGTGAATCGTCAGAACTTGCTATCCAACTCTTTGAATCTACAGGTGTTCGATCGAGACGCGCGTCAAGCGGAGGTACTTCTATCGCAGCAAGAACACATTCTCACCAAAGACGAGACGCCGACGAACTTTGAACAAGCGGAACACATGATCAAGCGACACGAGGCCTTTATGACCACCATGGACGCCAACGACGAGAAAATCAATTCGGTCGTGCAGTTCGCCGGACGTTTGGTCGATGAGGGACACTTCGCGGCTGATAAGGTGAAGAAGAAGGCCGAGAACATCAACGACCGTCGGCGGATCAATCGCGAGAAGGCCAATCTACTTATGGAGAAACTCAAGGACCAGCTTCAATTGCAGATGTTCCTGCAAGATTGCGAGGAACTCGGCGAATGGGTGCAGGAGAAACATATCACTGCTCAGGACGAGACGTACAGAAGCGCAAAGACCATTCACAGCAAATGGACGCGTCACCAGGCGTTCGAAGCAGAAATCGCCAGCAACAAAGACCGCTTGCAGCAGTTGCAGCAAGCCGCGGACGAGTTGATTCAACAAAAACCGGATCTGGCCGAAATTATCAAACCGAAGGTAGCCGAATTGGCGGAACAATTTGTCGATCTGGAGACCACGACTCACGACAAGGGCGAGCGATTGTTCGACTCGAACCGCGAGGTTTTGATACACCAGACTTGTGACGACATTGATTCCTGGATGAACGAATTAGAGAAGCAGATAGAGAGCACCGATACCGGTTCCGATCTGGCATCTGTGAACATACTGATGCAGAAGCAACAGATGATCGAGACTCAAATGGCGGTGAAAGCGAAACAAGTTACCGAGCTGGACAAACAGGCGGAACATTTGCAACGCACAGTACCCGATGATAAAATGGAGGAGATCAAGTTCAAGAAGGAGAAAGTTGCTCAGAGATTCGCTCAGCTCAAGGCGCCGCTCATCGATCGTCAACGGCATCttgagaagaagaaggaggccTTCCAATTCCGACGCGACGTCGAGGATGAGAAACTGTGGATCGCGGAGAAGATGCCGCAGGCAACTAGCAACGAGTATGGAACTTCGCTATTCAACGTTCACATgttgaagaagaagaatcaGTCGTTGCGCACGGAAATCGAGAATCACGAGCCAAGGATCAACTTAGTGTGTAATAACGGGCAAAAGTTGATTGACGAGGGACACGAGGACAGTCCCGAGTTCCGGAAATTGATATCCGAGTTAACGGAGAAGTGGCGCGAGCTGAAGGATGCGGTTGACGATAGAAATAAACATCTACTGCAGAACGAGAAAGCGCAGCAATACTTCTTCGACGCTACCGAGGCCGAATCATGGATGAGCGAACAGGAGCTGTACATGATGGTCGAGGATCGCGGTAAGGACGAGATCTCTGCCCAGAATCTGATGAAGAAGCACGAGTCGCTTGAGCACGCGGTCGAGGATTACGCGGAGACGATTCGTCAGCTAGGCGAGACCGCTAGGCAGCTAATAAACGATCAGCATCCGTTGGCCGATCAGATCGCCGTGAAACAATCACAGGTGGACAAGTTGTATGCCGGCTTGAAGGATCTGGCGGGTGAACGACGCGCCAAATTGGAAGAGGCACTCCAATTGTTCATGCTGAACCGAGAAGTCGACGACCTCGAGCAATGGATCCAGGAGAGAGAATTAGTTGCCGGTAGCCATGAGTTGGGCCAGGATTACGATCACGTGACGCTACTGTGGGAGAGATTCAAGGAGTTTGCGCGCGACACCGCGGCGATCGGTACCGAGCGAGTGAACGCCGTGAATGAAATCGCCGATTCTCTCATCGCCACCGGTCATTCCGATGCAGCGACGATCGCCGAGTGGAAGGACGGTTTGAACGAGGTTTGGCAGGATCTGCTCGAACTGATCGAGACGCGTACGCAGATGCTGGTGGCCAGTCGCGAGTTACACAAATTCTTCCACGACTGCAAGGATGTTCTCGGCAGAATCCTGGAGAAACAAAACGCCATGTCCGACGAATTGGGTCGCGACGCCGGCTCGGTGTCCGCTCTTCAACGTAAGCACGCCAACTTTATTCAGGACCTGTCGACGTTGCAGAATCAGGTGACGCAGATCGAGGAGGAGTCCGCCAAACTCCAGGCGAGCTACGCGGGCGACAAAGCGCGAGAGATCACGAATCGCGAGGCCGAGGTCGTAGCGGCGTGGAACAATTTGCAATCGTTGTGCGAGGGTAGACGAGCCAAGTTGGAGGACACCGGCGATCTCTTCCGATTCTTCAACATGGTCAGGACTCTGATGATCTGGATGGACGACGTTGTGCGCCAGATGAACACGTCCGAGAAACCGCGCGACGTCGCCGGCGTCGAATTGCTGATGAACAACCATCAGAGCTTGAAGGCGGAGATCGATGCCAGAGAGGATAATCTAATGGCGTGCATTAATCTCGGAAAGGATCTATTAGCTAGGAATCATTACGCCAGCGCGCAGATAAAGGAGAAATTAGCGGCGTTGACCGATCACAGGAATGCACTGTTACACCGATGGGAGGAACGTTGGGAGAACTTGCAACTCA TTTTGGAAGTTTATCAGTTTGCCCGAGATGCGGCAGTTGCTGAAGCATGGTTAATCGCTCAAGAGCCGTATCTTATGAGCCAGGAGCTTGGT CATACTATCGACGAAGTTGAGaatttaatcaagaaacaCGAGGCTTTCGAAAAATCGGCAGCTGCACAAGAAGAAAGGTTTAGTGCCTTGCACCGACTTACTACT TTCGAATTGAAAGAACTAAAACGACGAGAacaagaaagagaggaagaagaaagacGCAAGAAGGAGGAAGCGGCAGCGGCGGAGGCTGCACGTTTGGCCAAAGCGACACCCGTTACTAGTCCAGATGAACCACCTAGCGAAAG AGCTGAGACTGATGGGGCAACAAGTGGAGAACGCGGAGAGGACGAAGGACACg CGGCACATCGCAAGGCTTCTACACGTACACCACAGCCTCAAGACAAGCCCAAGGAAG TGCATGCACAAAGACCTAGACAGCTGTCTTTCCGGGATGGAGATGGGACCTCGCCTGTCACGCCGACATCTGTGAAAGCTCCGCCGCATGGTATCCGCACGCCGACAA AGCAACGAAGTCCGAGCGACGACGAGTTCGAGGGGCCGTTGCAGCGGAAGCACGAGTGGGAGAGTACGACGAAGAAGGCGTCCAATCGCTCCTGGGACAAGGTGTACATGGTCGTACGCGGGCAGAgcttatgtgtatataaagaTCAGAAGTCGTACAAAGCTTCACCCGATCAACCGTACAAAGGAGAGGCTCCTCTTGACTTACGAGGCGCAACTATTACCGTAGCGAGTGATTACACTAAGAAGAAACATGTCTTCCGAGTCAA GTCGCAAAGCGGATCCGACTTCCTGTTCCAGGCCAAAGACGATACCGAAATGAATGATTGGGTGTCTGCGTTAAATCAAGCGGCACAGGGAACATCAGGTGCAAGCACATCCAGGGCTCACACCTTGCCAGCCCCGACACAAGCCGAAACTAAGCGGCGTAGTTTCTTCACTCTCAAGAAAAA CTAA